The sequence TGTTTGGCTTTGGGTTAAGCCGCAATCTTGAGGGAACCCTGGCAGAGGCGATCGCCACTCTCAATCAACTCCCCATTCCCATCGTCAGCATTGACCTGCCCTCTGGCTTGCACACCGATACGGGGGCTGTGTTGGGCACAGCCATTCGGGCGACTCGCACATTATGTTTGGGTTTGTGGAAACTGGCATTTCTACACGACCAGGCGTTGGAATATGTGGGCGAAGCGGAACTCATTGACTTTGATTTGCCCGTCGCAGACATTCAAGCCGTGCTGGGAGAAACACCAGACGTGCAGAGACTTACAGCCTCTACTGCGATCGCCACCCTACCGTTGCCGCGTCACCCTACTACCCACAAATACAAACAAGGGCATCTGCTCTTGGTCTGTGGCTCTGGGCAATACATGGGGGCTGCCATTCTGGCAGGTTTAGCGGCGCGAGCCAGTGGAGTGGGCATGTTATCAATCGCCGTTCCCGACTCCCTGAAATCACTGCTCACAGGTCAACTACCCGATGCACTGGTGATCGGTTGCCCTGAAACCAAGAGTGGCGCAATCGCCCATCTACCAGAACGAGTGGATGTCAGCCAGTATCAGGCGATCGCCTGTGGTCCCGGTTTGACTCCCGATGCGATCGGTGTGGTGCGGCAGGTGCTAGCGGCACCCTCTCCCCTGGTGCTGGATGCGGATGGGTTGAACATTTTGGCAACTCTGGGAACTTTGCCAACCCTGGCTCAGCGACCTACAACGACGATCCTGACTCCCCATCCCGGTGAGTTCAAACGGCTGTTTCCCGATGTAGACTTGAGCGATCGCCTCATAGCCGCCCGTTCAGCAGCCCGTCAAAGTGGGGCGATTGTTTTACTGAAGGGGGCACGATTGGCGATCGCCAATCCTCAAGGAACGCTGTGGGTTAACCCTGAAAGTACTCCGGCTCTAGCACGCGGTGGCAGCGGTGACGTCTTGACAGGATTATTGGGAGGCTTAATCGCACAAATCGTTGCAACACAGTATCCTGTTGCCAACCAATCCATTGAGAAAACTGTACAAACGGCAGTCTGGTGGCACGCTCAGGCAGCTATCTTAGCCAAACACAATCGAACTGAGTTGGGAGTTGATGCATTCACCTTGACTCACTATTTGATTCGGGTATTGCAGCCCTATTTCCCTTCCTGATTACAAAAAACTAACGTTTCCGTGCGAAACGCGATTGCTATAGGTAG is a genomic window of Oscillatoria sp. FACHB-1407 containing:
- a CDS encoding NAD(P)H-hydrate dehydratase, with translation MNPSHKALQRLDRTHYIQSVAVTTQQMMAIEGRVFAAGMPVAALMEKVAGLITRRLVALYPRLAIAQVGVLVGPGHNGGDALVVARELHFLGYTVLIYCPFNSLKELTQQHADYAASLGIPQVESVDELSGCDLIVDGLFGFGLSRNLEGTLAEAIATLNQLPIPIVSIDLPSGLHTDTGAVLGTAIRATRTLCLGLWKLAFLHDQALEYVGEAELIDFDLPVADIQAVLGETPDVQRLTASTAIATLPLPRHPTTHKYKQGHLLLVCGSGQYMGAAILAGLAARASGVGMLSIAVPDSLKSLLTGQLPDALVIGCPETKSGAIAHLPERVDVSQYQAIACGPGLTPDAIGVVRQVLAAPSPLVLDADGLNILATLGTLPTLAQRPTTTILTPHPGEFKRLFPDVDLSDRLIAARSAARQSGAIVLLKGARLAIANPQGTLWVNPESTPALARGGSGDVLTGLLGGLIAQIVATQYPVANQSIEKTVQTAVWWHAQAAILAKHNRTELGVDAFTLTHYLIRVLQPYFPS